The Streptococcus marmotae genome contains the following window.
ATTGAGCGTGTGGTGACTGAAGGCGTAGCTGGCCACAAGAAAACGACAACCACCTACACATTCAATATTGAAACAGGTGAAGCGATAGCAAACGAACCAGTTGTTGAGGTGACAGAAAAAGTAGATAAGATTGTTGAGTATGGTACAGGTCGTAGAGAAGTACCAGGTAATTTCCCGACAGTCAAATTACCAGTAGCCACTATCCCAAGTAAGCCTGAACCCCACCGACCTCAGCAGGGAGGGGCGATTCAGATTTCCGAAAGGCCGGTAACTAGTAAAAACAAGGAGATGGAATCAGCTCCGATGAAACAGACAAGCACTATCAAGCAAACGTCTCCAGCAGTAACGACTAAAGAAGAAAAGGTCTCTCTGCCAAAAACAGGTACCAAGCATTCTAGTCTAGCGTTATACGGTTTAAGTCTATTGGGCATGACTAGTTTAGTATCCTTCGGTGGTAAGCGTCGCAAAAAATAATACTCGTTAAAAATTAACTTCTTCCGTTGTTAACGCATCTTGCTGAACAATCTGTCGCAGGTTGATACTATCCACGGTATCGGGACAGGTGTCATCCGTGAGGGAGTGACCAAGTATCTTCGCCGTAACAAGCAGGTCAAGGAATTTGGCTATGCCCCGCAGAATGCTGGGGGCAGCGGTGCAACCATTGTGACCTTTAAATAATATATCCCTTGACAAACTTGATTTTTTTTGGGGGGGGGGGTAAAATAGTGGTATCTTTTAAAGCAAGGAGTAGGAAATATGCTTATCAGGAAATACAAGTCGAGTGATGAAAAAGGTTGGGTCTATACTAAGGCACTTAGCTATCTCTTTTCTCCCTTTTTTGATGATAGAGAGACAACCAAGCCTACCTTGAATAGGGATATCTATGATGACCGCATTGAGTGGGTAGCAGAAAAAGATGGTCAGATTGTTGGTTTGCTAGATATAGACATTTACAATCAAGAATGTAGCCAGTCCTATCTGTATGCACCCGCAGACAAAGTGGCCTATTTTACCAATCTAGCAGTTCATCCAGACTATCAAGGACAGGGAATCGCTCAAGCTCTCTACGCTCAAGCCTTGAGCGAATTGCGGGAGTATCGGGTGGAAAAGCTAGCGATTTTCACACGTGAGGGAGATGTGGCTAATCATCTCTATCAAAAATGGGGTGGCAAGTTGGTATGTAGCGATTACTTAGTCGTCGGTCAGCCAAAGGATACGCCTACTTTCCGTTTCGGTGTTGATGTAGAAAAGGCTAGCCTATCTTTGACAGACATGGCTGGACAGCCACTGCCTTACTACCTCAGAGAGGGGATTTATATAGTTGCTAATCAGGCGGATTTGGACTTGTTTGACATTGAGGA
Protein-coding sequences here:
- a CDS encoding GNAT family N-acetyltransferase; translated protein: MLIRKYKSSDEKGWVYTKALSYLFSPFFDDRETTKPTLNRDIYDDRIEWVAEKDGQIVGLLDIDIYNQECSQSYLYAPADKVAYFTNLAVHPDYQGQGIAQALYAQALSELREYRVEKLAIFTREGDVANHLYQKWGGKLVCSDYLVVGQPKDTPTFRFGVDVEKASLSLTDMAGQPLPYYLREGIYIVANQADLDLFDIEECYQEFTYVIDICLA